A single region of the Idiomarinaceae bacterium HL-53 genome encodes:
- a CDS encoding addiction module antidote protein, HigA family, whose amino-acid sequence MTMHNPAHPGEILKKLIIEPFELTITDVAEHLNVSRKTLSNVLNGRGAITPEMAVRLELAFAKPSADHWLRLQNAYDLSALRNQKTTLKVQSHELA is encoded by the coding sequence ATGACTATGCATAATCCAGCTCACCCTGGTGAGATATTAAAAAAGTTGATCATCGAGCCGTTTGAGTTGACGATTACCGATGTTGCAGAACACTTAAATGTAAGCCGTAAAACCCTATCCAATGTATTGAACGGACGAGGTGCAATAACTCCGGAAATGGCCGTGCGCTTGGAGTTGGCTTTTGCTAAGCCCTCTGCTGACCACTGGTTGCGCCTGCAAAATGCTTATGATTTATCAGCTCTCAGAAATCAAAAGACTACGCTGAAAGTCCAATCTCATGAACTAGCTTAG
- a CDS encoding Fic family protein — MWIWQQADWPNFIWDEKVIDPKLRDIRFHQGMLLGKMSSQPKDQKQSMLDTLLANIIHSSAIEGEKLNAFSVRSSLANKLGLSEEKPFPTTERTDGLAEIMLDAVDNLDSPLSLERILQWHKRLFPEGYTLFNPVIGGQLRGEEPMQVVSGRIDKPTVHFEAPSRDVLESELDVFIRWFNDSREDPALDPLLRAAITHLWFVTLHPLDDGNGRITRLLTDLALAQAERQSVRFYAMSVAILANRKSYYEILEQSQKGELDITAWLMWFLNTLGETFTNVLEEIDQTVFKTNFWRNVDQTRLSSEQVKVLNRMLDGDFDQGINTSQYHKVAKVSKPTASRHLAALVELGCLVKSDAGGRSTRYKLAHLS; from the coding sequence ATGTGGATCTGGCAACAAGCTGACTGGCCAAACTTTATCTGGGATGAAAAGGTTATTGACCCCAAGTTACGAGACATTCGCTTTCACCAAGGAATGTTGTTGGGCAAGATGTCGAGCCAACCTAAAGACCAAAAACAAAGTATGTTAGACACGCTATTGGCGAACATTATTCATTCGAGTGCCATTGAAGGTGAGAAGCTCAACGCTTTTTCTGTTCGCTCGTCGTTGGCTAATAAACTTGGTCTTTCTGAAGAAAAACCATTTCCAACCACTGAACGCACTGATGGCCTTGCAGAAATAATGCTAGATGCGGTAGATAATTTAGACTCGCCGCTCTCACTTGAGAGAATATTACAATGGCATAAACGACTGTTTCCTGAGGGCTACACCTTGTTCAATCCCGTTATAGGAGGACAGTTACGCGGCGAAGAGCCTATGCAGGTAGTGTCGGGTAGGATTGATAAACCCACGGTGCATTTTGAAGCGCCGAGCCGAGATGTGCTTGAGTCCGAACTAGACGTGTTTATTCGCTGGTTTAATGACTCTCGTGAGGACCCAGCTTTAGATCCATTGCTTAGAGCGGCGATAACACATCTTTGGTTTGTGACGCTCCATCCTTTAGATGACGGCAATGGCAGGATCACCCGCTTACTCACTGATTTGGCGCTTGCCCAGGCTGAGCGCCAATCTGTCCGTTTCTATGCAATGTCAGTGGCGATTCTAGCCAACCGCAAAAGCTACTACGAAATATTAGAGCAATCCCAGAAAGGTGAACTTGATATTACTGCTTGGCTTATGTGGTTTTTAAACACCTTAGGTGAAACATTCACCAATGTGCTCGAAGAAATCGACCAAACGGTTTTTAAAACAAACTTCTGGCGAAATGTCGATCAAACTCGACTGTCCTCGGAGCAAGTAAAAGTGCTCAATCGAATGCTTGATGGGGATTTTGACCAAGGCATTAATACGTCGCAATATCATAAAGTGGCGAAAGTGAGTAAGCCAACCGCTTCTCGTCATTTAGCGGCGTTGGTCGAGCTTGGTTGCTTGGTAAAAAGTGATGCTGGGGGCAGGAGTACTCGGTATAAGCTGGCGCACTTGAGTTAA
- a CDS encoding conjugal transfer pilus assembly protein TraD, which produces MKENAYEMPWRTNYEAMAAAGWLVGATAAIAAEMLTELPPEPFWWMTGISSGMALYRLPEAYRLYQLQKGLKGKPLAFMELAHLQKVMAKHPDELWLGYGFEWDQRHAQRAYEILKRDKQTLLNQGHGKQMGSTWIHGVEPKEEDVYQPVGHTEGHTLIVGTTGAGKTRCFDAMITQAILRNEAVIIIDPKGDKELKDNAQRACIAAGSPERFVYFHPGFPEHSVRLNPLRNFNRGTEIASRIAALIPSETGADPFKAFGQMALNNIVQGLLLTSQRPDLKTLRRFLEGGPEGLVVKAVTAWGEQVYPNFSVEIKRFTEKANTLAKQAMAMLLFYFERIQPVAANTDLEGLLSMFEHDRTHYSKMVASLMPVLNMLTSSELGPLLSPIANDVDDSRLITDSGRIINNAQVAYIGLDSLTDAMVGSAIGSLLLSDLTAVAGDRYNYGVENRPVNIFIDEAAEVVNDPFIQLLNKGRGAKMRCVIATQTFADFAARTGSEAKARQVLGNINNLIALRVMDAETQQYITDNLPKTRLQYIMQTQGMSSNSDSPALFTGNHGERLMEEEGDMFPPQLLGQLPNLEYIAKLSGGRVIKGRIPILTSSTQAA; this is translated from the coding sequence ATGAAAGAAAACGCATATGAGATGCCCTGGCGCACGAACTATGAAGCCATGGCAGCAGCAGGTTGGCTGGTTGGGGCAACTGCGGCAATTGCCGCAGAAATGCTGACTGAGCTACCACCTGAGCCATTTTGGTGGATGACAGGGATTTCCTCGGGCATGGCGTTGTACCGCCTGCCTGAGGCTTATCGTCTTTATCAGTTGCAGAAGGGGCTAAAAGGCAAACCATTGGCTTTTATGGAGCTGGCGCATTTGCAAAAAGTGATGGCAAAACATCCTGATGAATTGTGGTTAGGGTATGGCTTTGAGTGGGACCAACGTCATGCTCAACGCGCTTATGAAATTCTAAAAAGGGATAAGCAAACCTTACTTAACCAGGGTCATGGCAAGCAAATGGGCTCGACCTGGATTCATGGTGTCGAGCCCAAAGAAGAAGATGTTTACCAGCCAGTTGGTCATACTGAGGGGCACACCTTAATTGTCGGTACGACCGGTGCAGGGAAAACCCGATGCTTTGATGCGATGATCACCCAGGCCATTTTGCGCAATGAAGCCGTGATTATTATTGACCCCAAGGGAGACAAAGAGCTTAAGGATAATGCACAGCGAGCCTGTATTGCCGCCGGTAGTCCAGAGCGCTTTGTGTATTTTCATCCGGGGTTTCCAGAGCATTCTGTACGGCTTAATCCCCTGAGAAACTTTAATCGGGGCACTGAAATTGCCAGCCGAATTGCGGCATTAATCCCATCTGAAACCGGTGCTGATCCATTTAAAGCTTTTGGCCAAATGGCACTGAATAACATTGTGCAAGGTCTGTTGCTTACTTCACAGCGTCCTGATCTGAAAACACTGAGACGATTCTTGGAAGGTGGCCCAGAAGGTTTGGTAGTAAAAGCCGTCACAGCCTGGGGGGAGCAGGTGTATCCGAACTTTAGTGTGGAGATTAAGCGCTTTACCGAAAAGGCCAATACCTTGGCTAAACAAGCTATGGCGATGCTGCTTTTTTACTTCGAACGCATTCAGCCCGTTGCCGCCAATACCGATTTGGAAGGCCTTTTGAGCATGTTTGAACATGATAGAACCCACTATTCCAAGATGGTGGCCTCATTGATGCCGGTGCTCAATATGCTCACTTCAAGTGAACTAGGTCCATTGCTATCACCGATAGCAAACGACGTGGATGACAGTCGGTTAATTACGGATTCTGGCCGTATTATCAACAATGCCCAAGTAGCGTATATCGGCTTGGATTCATTGACCGACGCCATGGTTGGCAGCGCCATTGGTTCGTTGCTTTTATCCGATCTCACCGCCGTGGCCGGTGACCGCTATAACTATGGTGTGGAAAATCGTCCCGTAAATATCTTCATCGATGAGGCGGCTGAAGTCGTCAACGATCCCTTCATTCAACTGCTCAACAAAGGCCGTGGCGCAAAAATGCGTTGTGTGATTGCTACTCAGACCTTTGCTGACTTTGCCGCTCGTACAGGCAGTGAAGCTAAGGCTCGCCAGGTGTTAGGTAACATCAACAACTTGATAGCTCTTCGGGTGATGGATGCCGAAACGCAGCAGTACATTACCGACAATCTGCCAAAGACTCGGTTGCAGTACATTATGCAAACTCAAGGTATGTCGTCTAACTCGGACAGCCCCGCGTTGTTTACCGGCAATCATGGCGAACGCTTGATGGAGGAAGAAGGCGATATGTTTCCACCGCAGTTATTAGGCCAGCTTCCCAACCTGGAGTACATCGCCAAGCTTTCAGGTGGCCGCGTGATCAAAGGCCGCATTCCTATTTTAACCAGCTCTACACAGGCAGCATAA
- a CDS encoding conjugal transfer pilus assembly protein TraI: MFKNLFFQTKALPELSSQLDAEIPRYPPFLKGLPAASPEDLQSTQDELIAKLRQVLGFNQRDFQRLIQPCIDHLAAYVHLLPASELHHHSGAGGLLRHSLEVAFWAAQAAEGIIFVASGTPVEKKELEPRWRVAAALGGLFHDIGKPVSDLSITDEDGRYQWNPFLETLSQWTSNNSIERYFIRWRDGRCKRHEQFSILVLNRVMTPELLAWLTQPGPEILQAMLEAIGNTDPEHVLSKLVIEADQTSVQRDLKAQRISVDDNALGVPVERYLLDAMRRLLASSQWLVNQRDARVWIRKSNQSTNLYLVWKSAAKDIIQLLAKDKIPGIPRDPDTLADILIERGLATKSASNERYESLAPEVLIKDGKPIWLPMLHISEADLLFSSNVPSGVTLFNKSEWEATQQTEAEPQSRSSEHLDLPEASSSIEHRKSDESPSTNSSEQDDELRHASDVNHLQENENVPGDGYEKPNNSYDGAISNNVNQHDEEALNLPESLAWLPEASSTLVMVGEQILIRYPDGVRPWCAPRKLLAELSRLDWLELDPVNPTRKARTVTTKDGVQEQGLLLNVSISKGLTALIDLSNQDAESVSVIQNDEASQRPSRTETTNAQAKEPATRAERKQKPIAPNAHSSTDPKHAQRQQMVNFVKDLPILLTDGDYPDVDHSADGIRVTIQTLRQVANAHGIPAGQLLRGISASDECQFDEGETVLFTAYAKR; the protein is encoded by the coding sequence ATGTTCAAAAACCTATTTTTTCAAACCAAAGCACTACCAGAGCTGTCATCACAACTGGATGCGGAAATTCCACGCTATCCGCCATTCCTGAAGGGGTTGCCAGCTGCGTCACCTGAGGATTTGCAGTCCACACAAGACGAGCTAATTGCCAAACTGCGCCAGGTACTTGGCTTTAACCAGCGTGATTTTCAAAGGTTGATTCAGCCCTGCATTGACCATCTGGCTGCTTATGTCCACTTACTGCCAGCTTCTGAGCTTCATCATCACAGTGGTGCTGGTGGTTTATTACGTCATTCGCTGGAAGTTGCTTTCTGGGCGGCACAAGCAGCTGAAGGGATCATCTTTGTTGCCAGTGGCACACCGGTTGAGAAAAAAGAGCTAGAGCCAAGGTGGCGTGTTGCAGCGGCTCTTGGCGGTTTGTTCCATGATATTGGTAAGCCCGTTTCAGACTTGTCCATCACGGATGAAGATGGACGCTATCAATGGAACCCTTTTTTAGAAACCTTATCCCAGTGGACCAGTAACAACAGCATTGAACGCTATTTCATTCGCTGGCGCGACGGACGGTGCAAGCGGCACGAGCAATTTTCAATTTTGGTATTAAACCGGGTGATGACACCTGAGTTGCTCGCCTGGTTAACCCAGCCGGGACCTGAAATTTTGCAAGCCATGCTTGAAGCAATTGGCAATACCGATCCCGAGCATGTCCTGTCTAAATTGGTTATTGAAGCTGACCAAACCAGTGTCCAGCGAGACCTGAAAGCTCAACGAATTTCCGTTGACGACAATGCCCTTGGTGTCCCAGTCGAACGCTATCTACTTGATGCCATGAGGCGATTGCTTGCCAGTTCCCAGTGGTTGGTCAATCAGCGAGATGCCAGAGTTTGGATACGAAAATCGAATCAATCAACCAATCTTTACCTGGTTTGGAAAAGCGCGGCTAAGGACATCATTCAGCTATTGGCCAAAGACAAGATACCTGGCATTCCAAGAGATCCCGATACCCTTGCGGACATCCTCATTGAGCGAGGATTGGCCACTAAATCCGCCTCCAATGAGCGATATGAAAGCCTTGCCCCTGAAGTACTGATCAAAGACGGCAAGCCAATCTGGCTACCCATGCTGCATATATCTGAGGCCGATTTATTGTTCAGCTCGAATGTACCAAGTGGTGTGACACTGTTTAACAAATCTGAGTGGGAAGCAACACAGCAAACAGAAGCAGAGCCTCAGAGTCGCTCCAGTGAGCATTTAGACTTGCCTGAAGCGTCATCATCAATCGAACATAGAAAATCGGATGAGTCACCATCGACAAACTCGTCCGAGCAAGATGATGAACTTCGTCATGCCAGTGATGTTAATCACCTTCAGGAAAATGAAAACGTTCCGGGTGATGGATATGAAAAGCCTAACAATTCATATGATGGCGCTATCTCAAATAACGTAAACCAGCACGATGAAGAAGCATTGAATCTGCCTGAATCTTTGGCGTGGCTCCCAGAGGCCAGCAGTACGTTGGTTATGGTTGGTGAACAGATACTGATCCGCTATCCCGATGGAGTAAGACCCTGGTGTGCTCCACGAAAACTGCTTGCTGAACTCAGTCGATTAGACTGGCTTGAACTAGATCCTGTAAACCCGACACGTAAGGCCAGAACTGTTACTACGAAAGATGGCGTTCAGGAGCAAGGGTTGCTGCTGAACGTATCAATTTCTAAAGGGCTTACTGCACTGATAGACCTTTCCAATCAAGACGCAGAATCAGTGTCAGTAATTCAGAACGATGAGGCTTCACAGCGTCCGAGTCGAACTGAGACAACCAATGCCCAAGCAAAGGAGCCCGCCACAAGAGCGGAGCGTAAGCAAAAGCCGATTGCGCCCAATGCGCACTCAAGTACAGACCCCAAACACGCGCAGCGCCAACAGATGGTTAATTTTGTGAAAGATTTGCCCATCTTACTGACCGATGGCGATTACCCAGACGTGGATCATAGTGCCGATGGTATTCGTGTCACGATTCAAACCTTACGCCAAGTCGCCAATGCGCATGGCATTCCAGCCGGACAGCTGCTTCGGGGGATCTCGGCCAGTGACGAATGCCAGTTTGATGAGGGGGAAACGGTTCTGTTTACCGCTTACGCTAAGCGTTAA